TGAAACGAGTAGGTTTGCTTCGGAACTGATTCGTTCGTGATTTGTCTAATAAATAAATCAAGTTTTGCAGATAACATGAACCGAAACGTGCTATTTTCCTCTAAAACTGGAATTTCAGTAATTTTTACTTTTTGACCATTGACATGTTTAAATTCAAGGCTTTTTAATAGCAAGGCGATCAACCCTCTTTTTACCCGTTTATTTTATTATAATGCTTGAGGTACTTTCTGTCTTGATAAAATAAAAAGAAAACACAAATATTTTTTAAAATAAAAATGCTTCATCAACTTATTCGACAGTTGATGAAGCATTCCTTTTTAAAACGACCTTCTATTTAAATAAATAAGTGAAACAAGTTGCTTTCTTTATTAATTTCTGTGTAAGGAAATCCTTTTTTATCCATACGATTAATTAGTGGATAATAATCTTCTTTATGCTTAAGCTCGATTCCCACAAGTGCAGGCCCGCTGTCTTTGTTATTCTTTTTCGTATACTCAAAGCGCGAAATATCGTCTGTCGGTCCAAGCACTTCGTCTAAAAATTCACGAAGAGCTC
The genomic region above belongs to Priestia megaterium and contains:
- a CDS encoding DUF2535 family protein produces the protein MLLKSLEFKHVNGQKVKITEIPVLEENSTFRFMLSAKLDLFIRQITNESVPKQTYSFQEYLKRVLKWKDYEQLFKSHVLKHNA